The stretch of DNA CCGCTGCTCTTAGTATTGCGGACCACATCGTCGGTCGCGGTAAGGAGTGCTGGCGCGGTCACGTTCCCACGTATCAATATTTGACCTTCTGATCCCTCTCCACGTTGGCGGAAATTGTCGCTGAGGTATGCAAGATTCTCACTCACCTCATACTCACCGGGTGCGAACGGTTCCGGGAGGGAATCCATCCACGACGGCGCATCCTGCGGGATGAAATCGGCTTGGTTGAACTCGGTGTCGATACTGGTCGCGCCGTACGCCCCTGCGGAGGCGAGGACTAACGAAAGAACAATGACGACGATTGGGGCTCGCCGGGCAAGCGTCGCAGTACCCGAAAGAACACGGTTCAGCCGCCCCGAACCGACGCCGACGGCGGGGGTATGCCGGTTGCGGCCACGGCGGTCAAAGAACCGTTCGAGTTCGAGTTTGACGGCTGGTACAAGCGCGGCGAAAACAACGAAGATGGCGACGATTCCCACACCGCTCAGGATGGCGAAATCCTGAATCGAGCCCAGCGGACTGACGTAGTTCGAAAGGAACCCGACAGCGGTCGAGAACGCGGCGGTAGCCAGAGCGAGAACGACTCCAGCGATTCCGAGACGCATCGCTGTCGCGGGATCTCGCCGACCGACGTTCTCATCGTCGGTGTCGAGCGCTCCCTCTCGAGCTTCGCGGTAGCGCATGACGACATGGAGCGAGTAATCGATACTCAGGCCGATAAGCAAGAACGGAACGGCGATCAGGGTCGAATTCGACGGAATCCCGAGCCACCCCTGTATGCCAGCGTACCACACCAGCACGACGGCCACGCCGAATATGCTCACGAGAACGTCAATGAGGTCCCGGTAGGCAATCGTAAGGACGGTGAGCAAGAGAACGATTGCGACGGGCGTGATGATGATGAACGTGTCGCCGATGGCCTGCGAGGATTCCGCATCGATGAGACCCTGCCCGAACACGAACGCGTCGTCGAAGCGATTCTCGACGAGAGAGCTGATGACCAGCTGTGCATCGTTCACCGATTCGGTGGTTGTAGTCGAACTGCTCGGACTCTGTTGAAAGACGAGAGTCGTTCTCGCGTCTGCACTCGTCGTCCCTGGTTCGAAATCCGTCGGTAGAAATTGAGTTGGCTCGTTGCCGGGAACAGACGTGTCTGGGTCAAGGATTCGGCTGAGATACGTTTCCACTTCCTCGTCGGTGCTGGATTCAAGTGCTGTGATCTGCTGGTCAAGTGTCGGTGCTGACGACTGACCCTGTCTTGCCATCGACGTATTGTTTCCAGAATCATTGCCGGTAGCTGACGAACCGCTACTCTGTTGGTGTGAGTACGCAACGTTTGCAACGATATTCTCAATGCCGACCATCCCCGTTCCGTCACGAAGTGTCGCATTGAACGATTCGTTTTCTCGGAGCTCCTGCTGAAGACGTAGACTTTTAAGTAATGATTCGCGGGTGAGAACGTTATCTCCTTCGTCCCTGATCACGACCTGTGCAACAACTGCATCGTCCGTCTCGTACGTCGCTTCGATACGGTCAAGCGCCGCCTGTTCCGGAGAATTGATTCCGGCTTGGCCAATCTGGCCTTCCGCAGTGGTGCCTACAATCGCGCCAGCACCAATGACGGCACTGATGACGAGCAACAGTACAATAACCAACCTGCTCCGCGATGCGACGAAATCTGCGTACTCAGAAGTAAGGCTTCGCTTCATCGATTACTGACACCCCCAGCTATACCAGAAAATACGATGTCTAATCGAGTTCGTTCTGTATCGGACGTGTCCATATGCGTATTCCAATAGGGATTGATAAGGAGCGATGGAAGCGTCCCAAGATGTGGGAGAACCAGTCGTAGCTTCGAACGTCCCTGCTGGAGTAGCGACCGTCGGCGACGACAGATCGGATTCTACGTTTGCTTGAGCCCGTAGATCATCACGACGAATCCAATGCTGATGATCACACTCTCAAGAGTCATCCCGGTGATAGTGGACGCTCCACCGATGTGGTGGAAGACTCCGACGAGAAACGTTCCAAGTGTGATGACTGCTAATCCTATCGCAAAGAACTGGAGGCCCGCGATTCGCGTGCGATTGTATGCTCTGTACGCCATCAGAGACACAATTCCCCCGAGAATGAGGGCAGTGATCTTCACGACGCCGAGTAACACGATAGAGAGGTTCATTTTGATTCCTCCTTCATTGCAGACCAGAACGTTGCCATGCGGTCTTCTGGGTCTTCTTTGGGTCGGGATACCTCTATCGTGAACTCGTCATCGGTGACGCTAATTGAGATGTCAGTAAAATCGCGTTCGTAGAGAGTCACGTTGGGTCCGTCACGTCGAACCTCGGTGTATTCACGGACGAGCATCGATTCACGGAGCAAGTCGAGCTTCCGATACACCGTCGAGCTTGAGAGACCGCACTCCTCACAGAGTTCACTGGCAGATTTCGGTTCGGCCAGTAGCGTGAGTATGGTTCGACATTTATCGTCGTCGAGGGATTTCAACACCGTCGGGAGGCCGGGTTCGTCGAGTTCCTCGGACGACCATCGATCCATTTCAGTAGATGAATTGCGGAATGAATTCTTCGACGGAATTAGTGATAGACGATTCGGATCAACGTTTTGTTCGGTCATCTCAAGTGCTGAATATTGTAGAGCTGCTGTGACATTTCACGGACATCGTATTTTGTAGTGTTTAATTCATTCGGCGCGATGGCTTTAGAGTCCCCGGTTATTCCCAAGTTGCTGGAATAGCACGCTGTGGTGCGTTACTGCTGTTTCTGGTCGTTTACAGGTACTACTCCCAGACTCTGGGACACCTCCTTTGGTGTATATGGCCAGCCTCGAATAATCGACTGATGACACACGAAGCTAATAAACGAATCAACCTGCGAGACGCGGGGTGTGAAGAATCCAGCACAAAATGCCGATCGAGCAACCCTAATTCGATTGTCACACAATTGAGCGCGGAGGTGCGACAATGACAACTATGCTTGATGTGGTAATGACCATCCACACGGTCTTCGCCGCATTGTGGACGGGCGGGACACTCGTGATTGCAGGGGCCGTCATCCCGGCAGCACGCAGCGATTTGCTGAGTACAGAAGGGCTGACGCTTATCGCACGAAGATTCTGGTATCTTACGGTGGCCTCAGTCCTGCTATTGTTGTTCAGCGGCGGCCATCTCGCAGGGACGCTCTATACTGCCGAATCGCTCCAGGCGACGGGCCGAGGAAACCTCGTCCTGACGATGGTCGGCCTGTGGCTAGTCCTCGTAACCGTGCTGTTCTTGGGGTTCCGTCGACTGACCGGCAGCCAATCGGAGACGTCAGCGGTCGCAGCTGCAACGCGAGCGCGACCGTGGTTCCTTGGTGCGAGCGGTGTCTCGATAGCGCTGCTCGTCGTTGCCGGGCTTCTGTGAGACGAGTCGATAGGAGTTATCAGAGCCGTTGATTAGGACTCTACTTTAGTAGGTTGACAAAAGACGAATGACTGTTGCGGAGGGCATCGTTGTTCACGCAGAGACGCTCTGTGAGCGTGAAGACCACCTCTGGGACGTCATCAAAAGGCTCTCGATTCCCGTTAGCGAACTTGAGGACGCACGCGACCAGAACCGCGTCACCTACGGAACCGACGAGATGTTTCGTGCGCTGCTGTTTATGGGGGTCCGCGGCATCTCCCAGAACAAACTCGCGGCTAGATTAGGACAGAGTCCGGCCTTGACAAAGAGTTTCCAATTCGACATTACTGATCTCTCCAACACTCCCACCCAACAAGACCTCTCGTACACGCACGGGAAGTTCAGCGAGGACACGCAAGAGGTTCTCAACAGGACGGTTGCGGGCGTGCGACAGGCTGCACTCGACCATGGCGTGATTACAGAGGGACTGGTTCCGACCGGTCCAACTGGACTCGAGAAGGAGAACTCGAAGAGCGAGAACGAGTACAAGAAGGAGAAAGCCCAGAAGACGCTGACGCTCGCTCGAAAGCACGTCCTTCCCGAGTTCGACACACACCGAGCGGCCCACAAGATCTACTCCGACGAAGTGATACTCGACATGTTCGCACGAATCTGTGCAAACAAGGGGAGTGCTCATTCTGAATCGGAGTACGGTTGGCTCACAGACGACGACCTCATCTGCGACGACTCGACGTTCCTGCGTGCGATTAAGAAGATAGCGACACCCGACAATTCGGACAGCCAACTCACCTTCGAGGATGACGATTCGATGCTGGAAATCGACCGGATTAGAGACTCTATCATGACGGCGTTCGACGCCGCGACGGACAACATCATCAACTCGATTCGCGGAGAGAACCCTTTCAGCGCTCGTGAGACGATTGCAGCTATCGACATCACACACGAGCAGTTCCACGTCTGGCCGTGGGAAGACAAGGAATCAGGCGTCGCCAAGCCAGATTATCCGAAGATGGTGAGCGGGTACAAGAAAGACGGCGAGTACAAGCGAGGGTACAAGTACGCGACCATCACGCTGGTCGGAGACCATGCACCGATTGTCCTCGGTATCGAGCCGGTCAAAGAGGATTCCGAGTGGGAGCCTGACGGTTCCCCGTCGTACTCGAAAGCCGACCTGGTGAGCCGACTACTGGACCGTGCCGAGCGGTTCGTCGATTTGGACACGGTAATGTTCGACCGAGGATTCTACGTGAATCAGGTGTACGCAGACGTTCATGACCGAGACCTGACGTACCTCTCGCCAGTTCCGACGTACGAGGATGACTTGGCGGCGATTCAGGATATTCAGGAGCATCCGACGGCGGATGCAGCTGTCAAACACGATGTGCCGCTGGGAATCGACGGCGAGATTCATCACGAAGCGGAGTTCCTCTACGCGCCGAGTACGAGCGACGATGCTAATGGGAAGTACGCGGTGTTCGTGACGAACCATGACCACGTGGAACCTGAGGAGATTTCGAGTGTTGTGAACGGGTACAGTCGGCGGTGGGACATCGAGAACCAGTACAAGTCGATCAAGAACTTCATGCCGAAGACATCGTCGACGGACTATCGACTTCGGTTCAGTAACTTCGCGTTGTCAACGCTGATCTACAACTTGTGGCGGCTGACGGATTATCTGATCAAGGTTGCGCTCGACGAGCCGATTCGGTCACCGCCCGTGATCACGGCGAAGACGTTCGTACGGGCGTTAGGTGACTTCCTCCGAAAGTTTGGGTAACGCTTTTTTCACGCCGGGTTCATCGATTCGGTAGCGGCTGCGCTGTTCATTTTCGCGTATTTTCGCGGTATCTGTCAGTAGTTCGAGCGATGGTCACTCGGTAAGTCGATTCTGTTCTGTGTTCGGGCGATTGTGGACTCACCAACTCCCAGAATTCCCAGTTTCATTTGTAGCCTTAAAAGGACGCGAAGAATGTGCTAACTGGACGGTGGCCCACTGGTAGGCGTATTCGTCGGTCTTCTCTTTCGTGCCGATGATCTCGTCTTCGTGGCCCGTTCTATTGCCGGTGAACGGGTCAGCCTCGGCGATATCGATTGCGACGATCCCGCCTCGGAAAAACTCCTCTGTCTCCGCGACTTCGCTCAGGAGCCTATTGACCGCCTGTCGGTACATCTCGCGGATCTCCGCGATGGAGAGGTCACGAATGTGGTCGCGGTGGACATGTCCGAGTGGTGTCCGCTCACGAGTCGACTCGTAGGTGAAGCTACGAGCGCTCTCGTTCGCAGCCAGTCTCTCACGGAGTCCGAGATAGGTCTGCAAGCCCCAGTAGGCGTTCTCGTGGATTTCACAGCCGTCCCCACGGTCCAACGAAAACGCCGGGAACACGATGCGGCTGACGTGGTCAGTGATCTTCTCTGCCTGCTCCAACGTAGTTTGATCATCCGGGTCTGACTCACCAGACTCGTTCCCGTGGTATCGGAGCTTTCGTGCCGGCTCATGCGGAACCGCGACACCTGCATTCTGTGCTTTGATGAGAATCGTTCGAGCCGCTGTCTCGACAGTCTCTCGGAGGTCAGCGGAGAACCGCTGGTGCCAACTTCGCCACAGTGTTGACTGCTCTGGG from Halolamina sediminis encodes:
- a CDS encoding transposase encodes the protein MTVAEGIVVHAETLCEREDHLWDVIKRLSIPVSELEDARDQNRVTYGTDEMFRALLFMGVRGISQNKLAARLGQSPALTKSFQFDITDLSNTPTQQDLSYTHGKFSEDTQEVLNRTVAGVRQAALDHGVITEGLVPTGPTGLEKENSKSENEYKKEKAQKTLTLARKHVLPEFDTHRAAHKIYSDEVILDMFARICANKGSAHSESEYGWLTDDDLICDDSTFLRAIKKIATPDNSDSQLTFEDDDSMLEIDRIRDSIMTAFDAATDNIINSIRGENPFSARETIAAIDITHEQFHVWPWEDKESGVAKPDYPKMVSGYKKDGEYKRGYKYATITLVGDHAPIVLGIEPVKEDSEWEPDGSPSYSKADLVSRLLDRAERFVDLDTVMFDRGFYVNQVYADVHDRDLTYLSPVPTYEDDLAAIQDIQEHPTADAAVKHDVPLGIDGEIHHEAEFLYAPSTSDDANGKYAVFVTNHDHVEPEEISSVVNGYSRRWDIENQYKSIKNFMPKTSSTDYRLRFSNFALSTLIYNLWRLTDYLIKVALDEPIRSPPVITAKTFVRALGDFLRKFG
- a CDS encoding DUF7521 family protein, which encodes MNLSIVLLGVVKITALILGGIVSLMAYRAYNRTRIAGLQFFAIGLAVITLGTFLVGVFHHIGGASTITGMTLESVIISIGFVVMIYGLKQT
- a CDS encoding efflux RND transporter permease subunit, encoding MKRSLTSEYADFVASRSRLVIVLLLVISAVIGAGAIVGTTAEGQIGQAGINSPEQAALDRIEATYETDDAVVAQVVIRDEGDNVLTRESLLKSLRLQQELRENESFNATLRDGTGMVGIENIVANVAYSHQQSSGSSATGNDSGNNTSMARQGQSSAPTLDQQITALESSTDEEVETYLSRILDPDTSVPGNEPTQFLPTDFEPGTTSADARTTLVFQQSPSSSTTTTESVNDAQLVISSLVENRFDDAFVFGQGLIDAESSQAIGDTFIIITPVAIVLLLTVLTIAYRDLIDVLVSIFGVAVVLVWYAGIQGWLGIPSNSTLIAVPFLLIGLSIDYSLHVVMRYREAREGALDTDDENVGRRDPATAMRLGIAGVVLALATAAFSTAVGFLSNYVSPLGSIQDFAILSGVGIVAIFVVFAALVPAVKLELERFFDRRGRNRHTPAVGVGSGRLNRVLSGTATLARRAPIVVIVLSLVLASAGAYGATSIDTEFNQADFIPQDAPSWMDSLPEPFAPGEYEVSENLAYLSDNFRQRGEGSEGQILIRGNVTAPALLTATDDVVRNTKSSGTVVIGSDGRAAIESPTSVLRAVASENQTVADAIAARDTDGDGLPDRDVAAVYDLMFNVAPEHASSVLYRAENGSYESARLTVGVQGDASAQSVARDVRDISSTIEQDAPVRATATGGPVITAVVQSALFETLVEGFAITLGVILALLISMYWWRYHAPGLGIVTLAPVLIALAWLLGTMSVLDIPFNSETVVITSLAIGLGVDYSIHVSERFVDERARHDSLAETLGTALEGTGGALLGSAVTTAAGFGVLALALSPPLQRFGIVTGLSIVYAFIACVTVLPCLLVVRERVLTRMA
- a CDS encoding winged helix-turn-helix domain-containing protein; the encoded protein is MDRWSSEELDEPGLPTVLKSLDDDKCRTILTLLAEPKSASELCEECGLSSSTVYRKLDLLRESMLVREYTEVRRDGPNVTLYERDFTDISISVTDDEFTIEVSRPKEDPEDRMATFWSAMKEESK